In Topomyia yanbarensis strain Yona2022 chromosome 2, ASM3024719v1, whole genome shotgun sequence, one DNA window encodes the following:
- the LOC131685186 gene encoding LOW QUALITY PROTEIN: armadillo repeat-containing protein 7 (The sequence of the model RefSeq protein was modified relative to this genomic sequence to represent the inferred CDS: deleted 1 base in 1 codon; substituted 1 base at 1 genomic stop codon): MFSNYDRLKKRTPKEGIDRREYISLLVDEYYETNNLEAQQQVTANLANFAYDPINWNFLKQSKTHELFVEILNGAVDSSLLVHAAAGICNLCLDAEISEYVRRGGTLKQIKLLVRKHNGNSELIAHLLTILIYLDNEPIEDEFRQLCATLKKGSNRKIANLVELFIKDHVAPKXRLFCSQKVFTLSRIFRQEDLLQFAEFTGDSNPIHQHKTSQQRFVNGALLNAITAGIIGSNFPGYVVASQEFRFPNRCRLDEETMFTVKVGDLRKIVSVSYECQQGGQTVFAGTAKLFAVKL, translated from the exons ATGTTTAGTAATTACGACCGTTTAAAAAAACGTACACCAAAAGAAGGAATAGATCGACGAGAATATATCTCGCTACTCGTGGACGAATACTACGAAACGAACAATCTAG AAGCCCAGCAACAAGTGACAGCTAATTTAGCAAACTTCGCCTACGATCCAATCAACTGGAACTTCCTGAAGCAGTCGAAGACTCACGAACTTTTCGTGGAAATTTTGAATGGTGCCGTGGATTCATCGTTGCTGGTCCACGCAGCAGCTGGAATTTGCAATCTATGCCTTGATGCCGAAATCTCCGAATACGTTAGACGCGGTGGAACTTTAAAGCAAATCAAACTGCTTGTTCGTAAGCACAACGGAAATTCCGAACTGATAGCCCATTTGCTaacaattttaatatatttggatAACGAACCTATTGAGGACGAATTCCGTCAATTGTGTGCAACTTTAAAAAAAGGAAGTAATAGGAAAATTGCAAACTTAGTGGAGTTATTTATAAAAGATCATGTTGCCCCAAAGTAG CGCTTATTTTGTAGTCAAAAGGTTTTTACTTTGAGTCGAATCTTTCGCCAGGAAGACTTGCTCCAGTTTGCAGAATTTACCGGAGACAGCAATCCAATTCACCAGCATAAAACAAGTCAACAGCGATTTGTTAATGGTGCTCTGTTGAATGCCATAACGGCGGGAATTATCGGTAGTAACTTTCCTGGCTATGTTGTCGCATCGCAGGAGTTTCGCTTTCCTAACCGATGCCGGCTAGACGAGGAAACAATGTTTACGGTGAAGGTTGGAGACCTTAGAAAAATCGTTAGCGTTTCATACGAGTGTCAGCAAGGTGGACAGACGGTGTTTGCTGGCACCGCAAAGTTGTTCGCAGTGAAGTTGTAA
- the LOC131685185 gene encoding large ribosomal subunit protein eL42 → MVNVPKQRRTYCKKCKVHRVHKVTQYKKSKERQASQGRRRYDRKQKGFGGQTKPIFRKKAKTTKKIVLRMECVECKYRKQAPLKRCKHFELGGDKKRKGQMIQF, encoded by the exons ATG GTTAACGTACCCAAGCAACGTCGTACCTACTGCAAGAAGTGCAAGGTGCACCGAGTTCACAAGGTAACGCAGTACAAGAAGTCCAAGGAACGACAGGCTTCCCAGGGCCGTCGCCGTTACGATCGTAAACAAAAGGGTTTCGGTGGTCAAACCAAACCGATCTTCAGAAAGAAG GCAAAGACCACAAAGAAAATCGTACTGCGTATGGAATGCGTCGAGTGCAAGTATCGCAAGCAAGCCCCTCTGAAGCGCTGCAAGCATTTCGAGCTGGGTGGCGACAAGAAGCGAAAGGGACAGATGATTCAGTTCTAA
- the LOC131680914 gene encoding uncharacterized protein LOC131680914: MLQLTRWETGSPAPAAAGGSSTVVGTTPDRADTGEMTFSLSKRLGVSDDLFETKSSGGLLLDLVAKLVQAAERSIPRTSGKPPPRATHWWNPEVRQAIKDRRKALRILKKTPANHPMKEQRAAEFRRSRNRARKAIETAKIKSWNAFLQGISPDVPTTELWRRVDALSGKRRQVGFSLEVNGNTTVEPRVIAKELGKHFSSLSSDAALPPTFLARCSRLGRAPISFPPDSGQDFNRAFSGIELTASLATAHGNSVGLDDVGYPMLQHAPPEARRVLLECLNRIWNGQPIPSSWKTALVIPIPKKSNTPRTAKDFRPISLLPCVAKTMERMVNKRLMTYLEENSHLDQRQFAFRKGGGTGAHLGSFEEILRQALTDDLHADIAILDIAKAYNTVYREGVLRQLANWGVTGNLGNYIKDYLNNRVFRVGVGSLQSRTYVEVNGIPQEAVLAVTLFLVSMNSLFASLPGGVYVFVYADDIIIVVVGGSTARVRIKLQAAVNVIGKWAETVEFNIAAATVAIPIIKPLIDRSSSKIYLSLSAENEKYSVSRWTAV; encoded by the coding sequence ATGTTGCAACTTACCCGGTGGGAAACCGGTTCCCCTGCACCGGCAGCTGCCGGAGGATCGTCGACTGTAGTCGGTACTACTCCGGACAGGGCCGATACAGGGGAGATGACTTTCTCCCTATCTAAACGGCTGGGGGTTTCGGATGATCTGTTTGAGACTAAGTCCTCGGGCGGTCTTCTGTTGGATCTGGTGGCTAAACTGGTTCAAGCCGCCGAGCGCAGTATTCCTCGTACAAGTGGCAAACCTCCACCCCGAGCCACCCACTGGTGGAACCCGGAGGTCAGGCAAGCCATCAAAGACCGCCGCAAAGCACTCCGGATACTGAAAAAGACCCCTGCTAACCACCCCATGAAAGAACAAAGGGCTGCAGAGTTTCGTAGATCACGAAACCGGGCCAGGAAGGCCATCGAGACTGCGAAGATCAAGAGCTGGAACGCGTTTCTCCAGGGGATATCTCCCGATGTTCCCACCACTGAGCTTTGGAGGAGAGTTGACGCTCTCAGCGGGAAAAGAAGGCAAGTCGGCTTCTCCCTCGAAGTCAACGGAAACACAACAGTCGAACCCCGAGTAATTGCCAAAGAACTCGGCAAACACTTCAGTTCGTTATCCTCTGACGCTGCCCTCCCTCCAACCTTTTTAGCACGATGCAGTAGACTCGGAAGAGCGCCCATATCCTTCCCACCGGACTCAGGACAAGACTTCAACAGAGCGTTCTCTGGAATAGAGTTAACAGCCTCACTCGCTACCGCCCACGGCAACTCCGTCGGACTAGATGATGTCGGCTACCCTATGCTGCAGCATGCTCCACCCGAGGCTAGAAGAGTGCTATTGGAATGTTTGAACCGCATCTGGAATGGTCAACCCATCCCATCTTCTTGGAAAACGGCCCTTGTAATCCCCATACCAAAGAAGAGTAACACTCCTCGTACGGCGAAAGACTTCCGGCCGATTAGCCTGCTCCCCTGCGTAGCAAAAACTATGGAGCGGATGGTCAACAAACGGCTTATGACCTACCTCGAAGAAAACTCCCATCTTGACCAGCGCCAATTCGCATTTCGCAAAGGTGGAGGTACTGGAGCCCACCTCGGATCATTTGAAGAAATTCTCCGGCAGGCTCTGACGGACGACCTGCATGCCGACATAGCTATATTGGACATCGCCAAGGCCTACAACACAGTCTACCGCGAGGGGGTTCTCCGGCAACTAGCTAATTGGGGAGTCACCGGTAACCTTGGAAACTACATCAAGGACTACCTCAACAATCGTGTCTTCCGAGTGGGAGTCGGTAGCCTACAATCCAGAACGTATGTGGAAGTAAACGGTATCCCACAGGAAGCCGTCCTCGCCGTCACTTTATTCCTCGTCAGCATGAACTCCCTCTTTGCATCTCTACCGGGTGGAGTTTATGTTTTCGTCTACGCCGACGACATCATAATCGTCGTAGTGGGAGGATCGACCGCTCGAGTTCGGATAAAGCTTCAAGCCGCAGTAAACGTCATCGGAAAATGGGCTGAAACAGTGGAATTCAACATAGCCGCCGCCACTGTTGCAATTCCTATCATCAAGCCACTGATAGACCGGTCAAGCTCAAAAATATACTTATCCCTTTCCGCAGAGAACGAAAAATACTCGGTATCACGCTGGACCGCCGTTTAA
- the LOC131685184 gene encoding follicle cell protein 3C-1, producing MVHKIRAVIIIIKLTCLLAIWSVHITNGQKVRARKAKHADLETNAVVQTENVPCTCAIFLTGQFNKYNRTEPPRGNPGIQLELMHNYPCTSAGNKQCSNRCLDAILKHLPNSPALICGTIDRDCFRERAYLFYQNCNPRWVNSNLSAGREFCCQNDRPMRCTKMAELIRETLLAGNRTTTDDDEYPDESI from the coding sequence ATGGTTCACAAGATTCGTGCGGTGATCATAATCATCAAGCTAACCTGTCTGTTGGCCATCTGGTCCGTTCATATAACCAACGGCCAAAAAGTGAGAGCGAGAAAAGCGAAACATGCCGACCTGGAGACAAACGCCGTTGTTCAAACGGAAAATGTGCCGTGTACCTGTGCTATTTTTCTGACCGGTCAATTCAATAAGTACAACCGAACGGAACCACCGCGAGGAAACCCTGGAATACAGCTGGAACTGATGCATAACTATCCATGCACCAGTGCGGGAAATAAGCAGTGTTCCAACCGGTGTCTGGATGCAATTCTGAAGCATTTACCCAATTCACCGGCGCTAATCTGCGGAACCATTGATCGGGATTGCTTCCGGGAGCGTGCTTACCTGTTCTATCAGAATTGCAATCCTCGGTGGGTTAACAGCAATCTTTCTGCCGGAAGGGAATTCTGCTGCCAGAACGATCGACCAATGCGCTGCACAAAAATGGCTGAACTAATACGAGAAACGTTACTGGCCGGCAATAGGACTACGACGGACGACGATGAATATCCAGATGAATCGATATAA